Proteins encoded within one genomic window of Spodoptera frugiperda isolate SF20-4 chromosome 7, AGI-APGP_CSIRO_Sfru_2.0, whole genome shotgun sequence:
- the LOC118266353 gene encoding tumor susceptibility gene 101 protein has protein sequence MANDDVVLKQYLSKYKHRDYTAREVVNLIQAYRSLTYRLEAFVFNNGARKDLLNLEGTIPVNYKGAYYNIPVCIWLMDTHPQNAPLCFVKPTSDMSIKVSKYVDSNGKVYLPYLHEWTQNGSTLQKLIQCMISAFGELPPVYSKPRNETRAPYPVNSFMPQPTGYPFPQGAPQPGYPTPAPYPTTSNLPYPGYGAPYPGSVSSNGLPYPPSSSATPYPPAAGYPGPSVTADVAGGTITEEHIKASLLSAVEDKLRRRLKEQSLQSQAELETLRRTQQELREGKARLEEILSRLQRERAELDKNVTILQEKEKELHTAIERLEEQEGIDVDEAVVTTAPLYSQLLNAFAEEATLEDAIYYMGEALRKEVIDLDTFLKQVRTLARRQFTLRALMHKCRQKAQLAC, from the coding sequence ATACAAACACCGCGACTATACGGCTCGGGAAGTTGTTAATTTGATTCAAGCGTACAGAAGTTTGACCTATCGTCTAGAAGCCTTTGTGTTCAACAACGGCGCTCGAAAAGACTTATTAAACCTAGAAGGTACCATTCCTGTGAACTATAAAGGAGCCTACTACAACATACCCGTTTGTATCTGGCTAATGGACACTCACCCGCAAAATGCGCCGCTGTGTTTCGTCAAACCCACGTCAGACATGTCTATCAAAGTCTCAAAATATGTAGACAGCAATGGAAAGGTGTACCTGCCCTATCTACACGAGTGGACACAGAATGGCTCCACCTTACAGAAGCTTATTCAATGTATGATCTCTGCCTTTGGAGAACTGCCACCAGTTTACTCGAAGCCCCGCAACGAAACTAGAGCGCCTTACCCAGTAAACTCTTTCATGCCACAGCCTACCGGGTACCCATTCCCGCAAGGAGCTCCTCAACCAGGATATCCCACACCAGCACCTTATCCTACAACATCAAATTTGCCGTACCCGGGCTATGGTGCACCATATCCTGGGTCTGTCAGTAGCAATGGTTTGCCGTATCCACCTTCTTCATCAGCTACGCCTTATCCTCCTGCAGCAGGCTACCCAGGCCCCAGTGTAACAGCAGATGTAGCGGGTGGTACCATCACAGAGGAACATATTAAAGCCTCACTATTATCTGCAGTAGAAGATAAACTACGAAGGAGGCTGAAGGAACAGTCTCTACAGTCTCAGGCAGAATTAGAAACTCTTAGAAGAACACAGCAGGAGCTACGTGAGGGCAAAGCCCGTCTTGAGGAGATTCTTTCAAGGCTGCAAAGGGAGAGGGCTGAATTAGACAAAAATGTGACAATCTTGCAAGAGAAGGAGAAAGAATTGCACACTGCTATTGAACGCCTGGAAGAACAAGAAGGCATTGATGTGGATGAAGCTGTTGTGACCACTGCTCCTTTGTACTCACAGCTCCTGAATGCTTTTGCTGAAGAAGCAACTTTGGAAGATGCAATCTATTACATGGGTGAGGCGCTGCGGAAGGAAGTTATTGATCTGGACACATTCTTGAAGCAGGTCCGTACTCTAGCTCGTCGGCAGTTCACTCTGCGTGCCCTGATGCACAAGTGTCGGCAGAAGGCTCAGTTGGCGTGCTAA